The following are encoded together in the Lathyrus oleraceus cultivar Zhongwan6 chromosome 3, CAAS_Psat_ZW6_1.0, whole genome shotgun sequence genome:
- the LOC127129694 gene encoding uncharacterized protein LOC127129694 → MQQREKETFREYAQRWREIAAQVVPPMEEKEMTKVFLKTLDTFYYERMIAIAPTDFTDMVNMGVRLEEAVREGRLVREGSSSSSGAKRYGGFMKKKEQETNAVSYNHPRRINYPYHSQHQHIAAVTPVITSAPVQVQYPQQRTNRFQQNTQYQQQHQPQQHQHQLQQRPPQQQRRTNLDPIPMSYAELYPALITKNLVQPRPRPPVPEVLPWWYKPEVSCPFHQNAPGYDLDNCFALKLEVQKLTRAGILTFKSMGPNVKDNPMPSHGPSSVNNIEVCLNKQRVTKIEEIRQSLVEIHSVLCAHGLFQHDHQICGTCSVNSRGCRKIQDDLQGVLDQDLIQISRQVSSPESQEQEVNVIIPCFNIPEKVEIAYHPREPVVICPPGPMPYTSDKAVPYRYAATIIENGKEVEIKTLASVTNIAANSRMTRSGRVFAPPVIPSRNVEKDPVVVVPVTREAEGQTSNSTLDKETDELLRIIKLSDYKVVDQLLQTPSKISILSLLLNSAVHREALLKVLDQAFVEQDITAEQFNNVVGSITSCNGLGFCDEELPEEGKNHNFTLHISANCQGDSLSNILIDTGSSLNVMPKSTLVKLKYKGGQMRHSGIIVKAFDGSRKSVIGEVDLPIGIGPHVFQITFQVMDIVPAYSCLLGRPWIHEAGAITSTLHQKLNFFKNGQIVTVNGEQAMLISHLSSFSVIEADETAVQTPFQALTIDDYKKSEGSIASFKDAQQIVKTGPTEMWGKVIELPKNVNHAGLGFVDGKQVQTSVVRPFKDIFHSGGFINMVAVEEDTFEGKTEDEGPRFVTPGDPRVETVSTSARLLILVNFRCSSYLCHFWKSWEEDDEILENYCSIQISI, encoded by the exons ATGCAACAAAGAGAAAAGGAGACATTCCGTGAATACGCGCAAAGGTGGCGCGAAATTGCAGCACAGGTTGTTCCACCtatggaagaaaaggagatgacgaAAGTGTTCTTAAAGACTCTTGATACTttttattacgagaggatgattgCAATCGCTCCTACAGACTTTACTGACATGGTAAACATGGGAGTCCGTTTAGAGGAAGCAGTTCGAGAAGGGCGTCTAGTCAGAGAAGGAAGTTCATCTTCAAGCGGGGCAAAGAGGTACGGAGGTTTTATGAAAAAGAAGGAACAAGAAACTAATGCTGTGTCCTATAATCATCCAAGAAGGATCAATTATCCTTACCATTCCCAACACCAACATATAGCAGCCGTGACTCCAGTAATCACTTCCGCTCCAGTTCAAGTCCAATACCCTCAGCAGCGTACCAACCGCTTCCAACAGAAtactcagtatcagcaacaacatcaacctcaacaacatcaacatcagtTACAACAACGTCCACCACAGCAACAAAGAAGAACCAATTTGGATCCaattccgatgtcatatgcagaattgtatccagCTTTGATCACTAAAAACCTTGTGCAACCACGACCACGACCTCCTGTACCAGAAGTGCTACcttggtggtacaagccagaggTATCTTGTCCCTTTCATCAGAATGCTCCAGGTTATGACTTAGACAACTGTTTTGCTTTAAAGTTGGAAGTACAGAAGTTGACAAGAGCAGGTATCCTGACCTTTAAGAGCATGGGTCCCAATGTGAAGGACAATCCAATGCCAAGTCATGGTCCTTCATCAGTGAACAATATAGAAGTTTGTCTCAATAAACAACGTGTTACGAAGATAGAGGAGATTCGGCAGTCTTTGGTTGAAATTCATTCTGTTTTATGTGCTCATGGTCTATTCCAACATGACCACCAGATCTGTGGTACATGTTCAGTCAATTCAAGAGGTTGTAGAAAGATTCAAGATGATTTGCAAGGCGTCCTTGATCAGGATTTGATTCAGATTTCTAGACAAGTGAGTTCTCCAGAATCACAAGAACAAGAGGTGAATGTCATCATTCCTTGCTTCAACATTCCAGAGAAAGTAGAGATAGCTTATCATCCGAGGGAGCCAGTGGTGATTTGCCCTCCGGGCCCAATGCCTTACACTTCAGATAAAGCGGTCCCCTACCGCTATGCAGCAACTATTATTGAGAACGGTAAAGAGGTCGAGATTAAAACCTTAGCCTCAGTTACCAATATCGCAGCAAATAGCCGAATGACGCGCAGTGGCCGCGTGTTCGCTCCGCCGGTTATCCCAAGTAGAAATGTTGAGAAAGATCCAGTAGTCGTGGTACCAGTGACAAGAGAAGCAGAAGGGCAAACAAGCAATTCAACCCTTGACAAAGAAACAGATGAACTACTCAGAATTATCAAGCTCAGTGACTACAAAGTGGTAGATCAGTTGCTacagacaccgtcaaaaatctcgaTCCTGTCCTTATTATTGAATTCAGCTGTCCACAGAGAAGCACTACTGAAGGTGCTTGATCAAGCCTTTGTAGAACAGGATATAACAGCAGAGCAGTTCAACAATGTTGTAGGCAGCATCACTTCGTGCAATGGCTTAggcttttgtgatgaagaactgCCAGAAGAAGGAAAGAATCACAACTTCACTCTCCATATCTCAGCCAATTGTCAAGGGGATTCTTTGTCTAATATCCTAATTGACACCGGTTCATCTCTGAATGTCATGCCCAAGTCTACCTTGGTGAAGCTAAAGTACAAAGGGGGGCAAATGCGGCACAGTGGAATTATTGTGAAAGCGTTCGATGGATCAAGAAAATCAGTCATTGGAGAAGTTGATTTGCCTATTGGTATTGGACCACATGTattccagatcactttccaggttatggatataGTGCCAGCTTATAGCTGTCTGCTCGGAcgcccatggattcatgaggcaggtgcCATTACATCCACGTTACACCAGAAGTTAAATTTTTTCAAGAATGGGCAAATAGTGACGGTTAATGGGGAGCAGGCTATGCTGATTAGCCACCTTTCATCGTTTAGTGTGATAGAAGCAGACGAAACGGCTGTTCAAACTCCATTTCAGGCCCTGACCATCGATGATTACAAGAAAAGTGAAGGTTCAATCGCGTCATTCAAAGACGCCCAACAGATTGTCAAGACAGGTCCTACAGAAATGTGGGGCAAGGTGATAGAGTTGCCAAAAAACGTTAACCATGCAGGATTAGGCTTTGTTGATGGAAAACAAGTGCAGACTTCAGTGGTGCGACCTTTCAAAGATATCTTTCACAGCGGTGGGTTTATCAACATGGTAGCAGTTGAGGAGGATACTTTTGAGGGAAAGACAGAAGACGAAGGCCCCAGATTTGTGACACCagga GATCCTCGTGTTGAGACGGTTTCAACGAGTGCTCGTTTGCTAATTTTGGTGAACTTTCGTTGTTCTTCGTATTTGTGCCATTTCTGGAAATCCTGGGAAGAAGACGATGAAATTTTAGAAAATTACTGTTCAATCCAGATttccatttga